The Methanobrevibacter olleyae genome has a segment encoding these proteins:
- the cas2 gene encoding CRISPR-associated endonuclease Cas2 — MYLLIVYDVSVERVSKVHKFLKTYLHWQQNSVFEGEVTSSQYYKMMDKLYNLIDLEADSIMIYEFPEKYLDKTILGIEKNPINFIL; from the coding sequence GTGTATTTATTAATTGTTTATGATGTATCTGTTGAAAGAGTAAGTAAAGTTCATAAATTCCTAAAAACTTATTTGCATTGGCAACAAAATTCTGTTTTTGAGGGTGAAGTAACATCCTCACAATATTATAAAATGATGGATAAGTTATATAATTTAATAGATTTAGAAGCAGATTCTATAATGATTTATGAATTTCCAGAGAAGTACTTAGATAAAACTATTTTAGGGATTGAAAAAAATCCAATAAATTTTATTTTATAG
- the cas1b gene encoding type I-B CRISPR-associated endonuclease Cas1b: protein MKKPLYITSHGILSRKANTLQFINEESKKTLPIHAINEINCFGKVSLKSGASSLLMKEGIVVNFFNKYGFYEGSLYPRIKLNSGLVVVKQSEHYLDNEKRHFIAKQFVEGIQHNILKTLKYYSKKGKKLDEFINNIEKEEIFGDINRIMSSEAWIWKNFYNSFNNILRKFPMDKREIRPPTNEINALISFGNSLLYSTSLSEIYQTYLHPSVSFLHEPSERRFSLSLDLADMFKPVIVDRVIFKLVNTNMITEKHFVNDMGFLLNDKGKQIFVSEYQKKLETTIKHPTLNRKVSYRYLIRLEGYKLIKHILGDKEYESFRMWW, encoded by the coding sequence TTGAAAAAACCATTATATATTACTTCTCATGGTATTTTATCAAGAAAAGCTAATACATTACAATTTATAAATGAAGAATCTAAGAAAACACTTCCTATTCATGCAATTAATGAAATCAACTGTTTTGGTAAAGTTTCTCTTAAATCAGGTGCTTCTTCATTACTTATGAAAGAGGGGATTGTTGTAAATTTTTTTAATAAATATGGTTTTTATGAGGGATCTCTTTATCCTAGAATTAAATTAAATTCTGGTTTAGTTGTTGTTAAACAATCTGAACATTATTTGGATAATGAAAAAAGACATTTTATCGCAAAGCAATTTGTTGAAGGAATACAACATAATATTTTAAAAACATTAAAATATTATTCTAAAAAAGGTAAAAAACTTGATGAATTTATTAATAATATTGAAAAAGAAGAAATTTTTGGAGATATTAATAGAATAATGAGTTCTGAAGCTTGGATTTGGAAAAATTTTTATAATAGCTTTAATAATATTTTAAGAAAATTTCCCATGGATAAAAGAGAGATAAGACCTCCAACAAATGAGATTAATGCTTTAATATCTTTTGGTAATTCTTTACTTTATTCAACATCTCTTTCTGAAATTTATCAAACTTATTTACATCCCTCCGTTAGCTTTCTGCATGAACCTTCTGAAAGAAGATTTTCTTTATCTTTAGACTTAGCTGATATGTTTAAACCTGTTATTGTGGATAGGGTAATTTTTAAATTAGTTAATACTAACATGATTACTGAAAAGCATTTTGTTAATGATATGGGATTTTTACTTAATGATAAAGGAAAACAAATATTTGTTTCAGAATATCAGAAAAAACTAGAAACAACTATTAAACACCCTACACTAAATAGAAAAGTCTCTTATAGATATTTAATAAGATTAGAAGGTTATAAATTAATAAAACATATTCTTGGAGATAAAGAGTATGAAAGTTTTAGGATGTGGTGGTAG
- the cas4 gene encoding CRISPR-associated protein Cas4, giving the protein MIQYYVTCKRELWFFANQINMNYNNNDIDIGRFIHEKSYSRENKEIQFDNMVFDYVRNKNNLTIFEVKKSSSLTIGARYQLYFYLYNMRNCGKKLKGVLVYPKERKREEIILNDEIIEEMDNIIKGIEHIVNLNIPPKAIKKPYCKGCSFFELCMV; this is encoded by the coding sequence ATGATTCAATATTATGTTACATGTAAAAGAGAACTTTGGTTTTTTGCAAATCAAATCAATATGAATTACAATAATAATGACATTGATATTGGCCGATTTATACATGAAAAAAGTTATTCTAGAGAGAATAAAGAAATCCAATTTGATAACATGGTATTTGACTATGTGAGAAATAAGAATAATTTAACTATTTTTGAAGTAAAAAAATCTAGTAGTTTAACTATTGGTGCAAGATATCAATTATATTTTTATCTTTATAACATGAGAAATTGTGGAAAGAAATTAAAAGGGGTTTTGGTATATCCTAAAGAAAGAAAAAGGGAAGAAATAATTTTAAATGATGAAATTATTGAAGAAATGGATAATATTATTAAAGGCATTGAACATATTGTTAATTTAAACATTCCTCCTAAAGCAATAAAGAAACCTTATTGCAAGGGTTGTTCTTTCTTTGAATTATGCATGGTTTAA